In Orenia marismortui DSM 5156, the sequence AAGATAAAGAAAGGAGAGCTATTTGAAATTGTAAATCTCTATAATGCTTTTTACCCTAAAGCCTATAGTTCCAAAATAAAGGTGATAAATCAACTTATGTATAATGTTGAAATTATGAATCGAGAAGTAGATTATATAAATGATTTTATAGAAGAATATAATAGTCTTAGTCAGAAAGAGGTGCAGAAAGTATTTTCTAAATATAGCTATCCAAATAAATTTATAACTGTAATAGTAGGAAGAAAAGAAGAGATACTACCAATTTTCAAAGAGAAAGATATTGATATAAAGGTTATAGAGAGTAATTAAATAAAAATAGGGCTCCTTAAGGAGCCCTATTTTTATTTAGCTGCTTTTAACTTTGAACCTTTAAAAGCTTTAACCTTCTTCACAAAGTATTCGTGTATTTTTAAGTCCTCATCTAATTCTGGATGGAAGGAAGTAGCCAATAAATTATCTTGTTCTATAGCAACGATTTTATTATCTAATTCAAGTAATACCTCTGCATTGGAAGCAACTTCAGTAGCATAAGGAGCTCGAATAAAGGTTAAAGGCACTTCAAACTTAGATATTTTAGGAATAATTGCAGTGGTTTTGAAACTATCAAGCTGATTACCATATCCATTTCGTTTAACGTTAATATCCATTAGATTGAGATGGCTTTTTTCACCATCAATCTTTTTGGCTAACAATATCATCCCAGCACAGGTTCCCCAAATTGGTACTCCCTTATAAGCTAAATCTATAATGCTATCTTTTAAATCAAAAATATCAAGCAATTTCCCAAGAGTAGTACTTTCACCACCAGGTAAAATTAGACCGTCTAAGTCAATAAAATCCTTTTTTTTCTTAACACTAAAAGGGGAAATATTCTTAATCTTACTTAATAGTTTAAGATGTTCTTCTACTCCTCCTTGCAATGATAAAACACCAATCTTAAGCATATTGATACCACCTTTTTTCTCTAGTGTACGGTTAACAGTTAAAGAATAAATTAAAATATTTTTAAGTTTTTAACTGTAAACTGTACAATAAACTGTACTTTGTCAACTGCTTTCCTCCGAGTCTTTCAGACTTTTCGTGGATTATAAGTGCTAAGGGCACTTATAATTCCTACCATCCTCGATGGGCTAATTTTTCATTATCATCTAATGTACTGATATTAATTCCTACCATTGCTTCACCGATATTCTCTGATACTTCAGCAATAATATTAGGGTCATCATAGTGAGCAGTAGCTTTAACAATTGCTCTAGCTCTTTTAGCGGGATCTCCTGATTTAAAGATTCCAGATCCTACAAATACTCCATCACACCCAAGTTGCATCATTAATGCGGCATCAGCAGGAGTAGCAACACCACCAGCAGCAAAGTTAACTACAGGTAATTTTCCATTTTCAGCTACATATTTAACTAAATCAAAAGGAGCTCTTAGTTCTTTAGCAGCAGCCATCAGCTCATGACTATCCATAGTAGTTAATCGTCTAATTTGAGAGTTTAAAGTTCTCATATGTCTAACAGCCTCTACAACATTTCCTGTTCCAGCCTCACCTTTAGTTCTAATCATACTAGCTCCTTCACCAATACGACGTAATGCCTCACCTAAGTTAGTAGCCCCACAGACAAAAGGAACACTAAATAATGTCTTATCTATATGATTATCTTCATCAGCAGGTGTTAATACTTCGCTTTCATCTATGTAGTCTACACCTAAAGCTTCTAAAACTTGTGCTTCTACAAAATGGCCAATTCTTGCCTTAGCCATTACTGGAATAGATACAGCTTCGATAATCTCTTTAATCATTGCTGGATCAGATGCTCTAGCAACTCCACCTTCCTTACGAATATCAGCAGGAACTCTTTCTAAAGCCATAACAGCAACTGCCCCAGCTTCCTCAGCAATTTTTGCTTCTTCTGGAGTGGTTACATCCATAATTACTCCACCTTTTAACATCTGTGCTAGGTTCTTGTTTAACTCATATCTTTCTGTCATAATAATCCTCTCCTTGTTATGTAGTTGTTTAAGAGAAGAGACTAGAAATTAATAGTTCTCTTCTTTTTTACTCTTTACTCTTGTAATAATTACATATATAATAAGTGTATGGGTTCAATAATTAAAAAACTAACATTGTACCCATTTATTATTATATAAAAATATAAATTGTATTGTCAAGAGGGGTACAAAGTTTTTTTAGGAGGAGAATTGTTATGATTGAATCGATACAATTAGATAAAAATTCTAATAGACATTTATATATCCAGCTATATAGTCAATTAAGAGAGTTAATTGAAATTGGGGAGTTAAAGGAGCATAGTAAATTACCTTCAATTCGAAAATTTTCTAAAGAGTTAGGAGTTAATAATGTAACTGTTGTTAATGCTTACAATCTTTTAGAAGAAGAGAAATTGCTTTATAAAAAAGTGGGAAGTGGAACCTTTGTCGCTCCAAAAGAGATAGTTCAAGATGAAGAAGAAATATACTTAGATGATGATATCTATATTGATGAAGATACTAAATTTGTAGATAAGAAAGGAATGCTTAAAGAAGATAAATTAATTAACTTTGCTACTGCTGCGCCTACACCAGATTTATTTCCTATAGCCCCTTTTAAGAGGTTGCTCAATAAAGTTTTAGATCGAGATGGAGGTTATGCCTTTGGTTATCAGAAGAGTCAGGGATATATGCCTTTAAGAGACTCGATTAGTAAATATATTAAAAGCTATGATATAGATGCTAAGCTAGATGAAATACAGATTGTTTCTGGAGCCCAACAAGGCATTGATATTTTAGCAAAGACTTTTCTAGACTATGGAGATACTGTTTTTGTTGAACGACCTACTTATCCAGGAGCTATATCTGTTTTTAAATCCAGAAGGGCCAATATAGTAGATATAACAATTGAATCAGATGGTATAAATATAGAAGAATTAGAGACTAAATTAAAGGTTAATAAAGCAAAGTTTCTTTATTTAATGCCAAATTTCCAAAACCCAACAGGATATAGCTATTCCCAGGAGAAGAAGAATAAGATACTAGAATTGGCTAGAGAGCATGATCTATTAATTATAGAGGATGATTGTTTAAGTGATTTGAACTATGGAGTAAATAAAAAATTGTCGTTAAAATCTCAAGATACTGAAGGAAGGGTAATTTATATTAAGAGTTTTTCTAAAATATTTATGCCAGGTTTAAGGTTGGCGTTTTTAATCATTCCTCAGAGATATTTTAATGATATTTTATTATCGAAATATATGTCAGATATTTTTACTGATGGATTAGTACAGCGGGTACTAGACCTGTATTTTAGAGAAGAAGTTTGGGAAAAACAAATTTCTAAAGTGGAAAAGACCTATCAAAAAAGATATGAAGTTATGATTAAATCTTTAAAAAGTAATTTACCAGTAGAAATTAACTTTAATCCACCTCTTGGAGGTCTTAATGTTTGGTTGGATTTACCAGAAGGGATTTCTGGGAAGAAGATACATGATAAGGGCTTAAAAGAGGGGATAAATATTGCGCCAGGGCAGGTCTTTTATAATAGTCAGAGAGAAGAAAATAAACTTAGGCTAAGTATTGCTGCAGTTACTACTAAGGAGATAGAAATGGGGATTAAGATTTTGTCTAAAATAATCAAAGAAGAATTATCCAATCAAGAATATGATTGGGATAATAGTATTATGCCTTTAATTTAATTCTAAACACAAGCTATTATGATCTTGAATCTAAATAGCCTATTTCATAATTAGTTTTAATCTAAAGGAAATTGGGTTTTAAAGTTTCAAATAAATAAGTACTTTATAATAATCAATAATTTAGTAGATACTAAGATTATTTTTATTCCAAGATATGATTTGCTTTATAATTAATAATATAGTATAATTATTTTCATAAGGTAAAATAAAATATAAATTCTTCGGGGTCAGGTGCAATTCCTAACCGGCGGTAATAGCCCGCGAGCGTAAGCAGATCTGGTGAGATTCCAGAGCCGACAGTTAAAGTCTGGATGGAAGAAGAGATTTTAATACTTATTTATATAACTTTGCTTCTTAAGGTTCTCGGAGAATATTCTCTGAGAACCTTTTTATTATGAATAACAAATTAATAGGTTAATCTAATATTATCTAAAGATTTAAAATAAAAGGAGAATAAAATATGACCGATAAAGATTATATGCAGCTAGCACTAGATCTGGCTCGACAAGCAGAGGGTAGGACAACTCCTAATCCTCTCGTAGGAGCAGTGATAGTAAAAGGGGGGAAGATAGTTGGTCAAGGATATCATCATTATGCTGGGGGACCTCATGCAGAGATTAATGCTTTAAGGGAAGCAGGAAAAGATGCCAAAGGGGCTATCGTTTATTTAACTTTAGAGCCTTGTTCTCATTATGGGAAGACTCCTCCCTGTGCTAATACATTAATTAAAGCAGAGGTTAAGAAAGTGGTCATAGCTATGGAAGATCCTAATCCTAAGGTAGCGGGAAATGGCATTAAGCTACTTAATGAGGCAGGAATTGAGACTGAGGTAGGTTTATTAAAAGAAGAAGCCAAGAAATTAAATGAGGTATTTCTTAAATATATTACAACTAACAGGCCTTTTGTAATTTTAAAGAATGCTATGACTTTAGATGGCAGAATCGCTACTAAAACCGGTGATTCTAAATGGATTACTGGAAAAGAGTCCCGTGCTTTAGTTCATAGAATAAGGGACAAAGTTGATGGAATCTTAGTTGGGGTTGGGACTGTGTTGGCTGATAATCCAAGACTAACTACTAGACTAGGAGAAGGTGGAGAAGATCCAATTAGGATTATTTTAGATAGTAGCTTAGAAATACCTCTAGATGCTAAGGTTATTAATCAAGACTCTTCTGCACAGACGATTATAGCTACTGTTAAGACTTCCAATAAAGAAAAGAAGATGAGATTAGAAAATTTAGGAGTAGAAATAATTGAAGCTGGTGAAAGAGGATTAGTAGATTTGGATATATTATTAAAGAAATTAGGTGAACGGGAAATAACTAGCTTATTAGTTGAAGGTGGAAGTAGAGTAAACTCATCATTTCTAGAAGAAAGATTAGTGGATAAAATTTATTATTTTATTGCTCCCAAGATTATTGGAGGTTTAGATGCTATTCCTGTGTTAGGAGGAAAGGGAGTAGAAAGAATAGAAGAGGGAATTAAACTAGTAGATAAGAAGATTACACAATTAGGAGATGATATTCTTATAGTTGCTTACCCGCAATATTTGGCTAAATAATTCTGAAAAATTATAATATTTACTAAGTTCTAAAGTTAGCTTTGTAGAGTTTTTAGCTGGTGGCTAGAAGCTAGTAGCAGTTGTTAGGCGTTAGGTTA encodes:
- the pdxT gene encoding pyridoxal 5'-phosphate synthase glutaminase subunit PdxT; this encodes MLKIGVLSLQGGVEEHLKLLSKIKNISPFSVKKKKDFIDLDGLILPGGESTTLGKLLDIFDLKDSIIDLAYKGVPIWGTCAGMILLAKKIDGEKSHLNLMDINVKRNGYGNQLDSFKTTAIIPKISKFEVPLTFIRAPYATEVASNAEVLLELDNKIVAIEQDNLLATSFHPELDEDLKIHEYFVKKVKAFKGSKLKAAK
- the pdxS gene encoding pyridoxal 5'-phosphate synthase lyase subunit PdxS, with protein sequence MTERYELNKNLAQMLKGGVIMDVTTPEEAKIAEEAGAVAVMALERVPADIRKEGGVARASDPAMIKEIIEAVSIPVMAKARIGHFVEAQVLEALGVDYIDESEVLTPADEDNHIDKTLFSVPFVCGATNLGEALRRIGEGASMIRTKGEAGTGNVVEAVRHMRTLNSQIRRLTTMDSHELMAAAKELRAPFDLVKYVAENGKLPVVNFAAGGVATPADAALMMQLGCDGVFVGSGIFKSGDPAKRARAIVKATAHYDDPNIIAEVSENIGEAMVGINISTLDDNEKLAHRGW
- the pdxR gene encoding MocR-like pyridoxine biosynthesis transcription factor PdxR — protein: MIESIQLDKNSNRHLYIQLYSQLRELIEIGELKEHSKLPSIRKFSKELGVNNVTVVNAYNLLEEEKLLYKKVGSGTFVAPKEIVQDEEEIYLDDDIYIDEDTKFVDKKGMLKEDKLINFATAAPTPDLFPIAPFKRLLNKVLDRDGGYAFGYQKSQGYMPLRDSISKYIKSYDIDAKLDEIQIVSGAQQGIDILAKTFLDYGDTVFVERPTYPGAISVFKSRRANIVDITIESDGINIEELETKLKVNKAKFLYLMPNFQNPTGYSYSQEKKNKILELAREHDLLIIEDDCLSDLNYGVNKKLSLKSQDTEGRVIYIKSFSKIFMPGLRLAFLIIPQRYFNDILLSKYMSDIFTDGLVQRVLDLYFREEVWEKQISKVEKTYQKRYEVMIKSLKSNLPVEINFNPPLGGLNVWLDLPEGISGKKIHDKGLKEGINIAPGQVFYNSQREENKLRLSIAAVTTKEIEMGIKILSKIIKEELSNQEYDWDNSIMPLI
- the ribD gene encoding bifunctional diaminohydroxyphosphoribosylaminopyrimidine deaminase/5-amino-6-(5-phosphoribosylamino)uracil reductase RibD gives rise to the protein MTDKDYMQLALDLARQAEGRTTPNPLVGAVIVKGGKIVGQGYHHYAGGPHAEINALREAGKDAKGAIVYLTLEPCSHYGKTPPCANTLIKAEVKKVVIAMEDPNPKVAGNGIKLLNEAGIETEVGLLKEEAKKLNEVFLKYITTNRPFVILKNAMTLDGRIATKTGDSKWITGKESRALVHRIRDKVDGILVGVGTVLADNPRLTTRLGEGGEDPIRIILDSSLEIPLDAKVINQDSSAQTIIATVKTSNKEKKMRLENLGVEIIEAGERGLVDLDILLKKLGEREITSLLVEGGSRVNSSFLEERLVDKIYYFIAPKIIGGLDAIPVLGGKGVERIEEGIKLVDKKITQLGDDILIVAYPQYLAK